In Zingiber officinale cultivar Zhangliang chromosome 1A, Zo_v1.1, whole genome shotgun sequence, a genomic segment contains:
- the LOC121999559 gene encoding uncharacterized protein LOC121999559, whose protein sequence is MEDTMNRRHHYIPAFGDWDYSSDLPITQYFESAMQAGLVRGHVHGEEPSYDDLFRASHSMKRRQQQEAPWTRKAKRGDQKQQQQVQQREQERKQGKVYDAAAAQARPRRAPMAVDEDLYKIPPELLHNKPRRAKGLWSGCLRLNCIA, encoded by the exons ATGGAG GACACCATGAACAGGCGCCACCACTACATTCCGGCCTTCGGCGACTGGGACTACTCCAGCGATCTCCCCATCACGCAATACTTCGAATCGGCGATGCAGGCCGGTTTGGTCAGAGGCCACGTCCATGGCGAAGAACCCTCTTATGACGATCTCTTCAGAGCTTCTCACAGCATGAAGCGGCGGCAGCAGCAGGAGGCTCCCTGGACCAGAAAG GCGAAGAGAGGAGACcagaagcagcagcagcaggtGCAGCAGAGAGAGCAAGAGAGGAAACAGGGGAAGGTTTATGATGCTGCGGCAGCACAAGCAAGGCCCAGAAGAGCTCCAATGGCCGTGGATGAGGATTTGTACAAAATCCCTCCTGAGCTCCTCCACAATAAGCCTAGAAGGGCGAAGGGCTTGTGGTCTGGTTGCCTGAGACTAAACTGCATTGCATGA
- the LOC122017116 gene encoding fibrous sheath CABYR-binding protein-like — protein sequence MASVEVESAPAVEAPTEAPPATVEVESEPASAPEEVAAEVEAAAPAAEEEDKEEAPAAADTEDALPAADVAAAAEAEPEEEKVEEEPAGEPAAEPAAAEPDEEVKPQAEPEAPAPEAEEATEAPAEEAAAPATV from the exons ATGGCTTCTGTCGAG GTTGAATCAGCTCCGGCAGTGGAGGCTCCGACCGAGGCCCCGCCCGCCACCGTGGAGGTGGAATCAGAGCCAGCGTCGGCGCCAGAGGAGGTAGCTGCCGAGGTCGAAGCTGCCGCGCCGGCGGCGGAAGAGGAAGACAAAGAGGAAGCTCCAGCTGCTGCGGATACAGAGGATGCACTGCCGGCAGCCGACGTAGCAGCAGCAGCTGAGGCTGAGCCCGAGGAGGAGAAGGTGGAAGAGGAGCCAGCTGGAGAGCCCGCGGCCGAACCGGCAGCGGCTGAGCCGGATGAAGAGGTGAAGCCGCAGGCCGAGCCAGAGGCCCCTGCTCCGGAAGCTGAAGAGGCAACCGAAGCTCCGGCAGAGGAGGCGGCTGCTCCGGCCACAGTGTGA